The following is a genomic window from Solanum stenotomum isolate F172 chromosome 4, ASM1918654v1, whole genome shotgun sequence.
gcaatctcaataataatatatttacggTAATTCTATAAGTAAAGTTTGAAGAAGATATTATGTATGCAGATTTTATTTCTAtcttaaaaaatagaaagacGATTTCTAGTAAACCTactcaaaattaataatataaaatagttcataaaaaattaattaaaacgtaaaaaatcatgataaaaactaattaagaaaAGTAGGATAAACAGACTTGGTGACTTTGCTagattttgtgttgtttttgaGTTCTGATCGaagtaataattattaaaattaaagttaCCATCACATTATTAAATGTAACTTATTAACTACTTTATTGTTAATGAATTTCGTATCATGAACAATTTTTACATAAAACCTAATTGGTGTCATGTAACTTTTCGGTACCATAATGAGATTGTTGAATTGGAAATCGTAATTCATTTCTAAACTAACATATTTATCTGAGTAATTcttgacaaaataaataaatctttaacgtcacattattatatataacatattaatAATTCTTACACCGATAAACTTTGAGCTATAAATAATTTTCGCATAAAATTTTACTGGCGAGCCACGTAATTTTTACGTACAATTATGAGAgtagtaatataaaaataatatttctatcATATCATAATACGTAAAAATAGCTCATTCGattcataaattaattcaactcACGATTCGCTCCTAAACTTGCGTTCTTTATTATCCAAACAATACtagatagaaaaaataatttaaaatattataacgtgaaaaaatgattttttttttcttcaaaatgttttaaaaaattattttaaggaCACCAGCTAGATGATGATTGTATTACTACATAGTGTGATTTTGAAAAGTTCCTGTGTACGCTGAGCTGTACGAAATTACataaatcttcatttttttttatttatatatatatatatgctccGTTTATTCTGTGGACAGAGTCGCCGGAGCTGTTCCATTTCCGATCTGTAAACCCCGCCATTCGCAACTCTCCTCTACCGCCGGGGAGAATTCACCGTCTCACCGGTTAAtctcttcttcatttcttcatcatttttttctttgtgattTATCAAGTcggttttattttttcattcattttttgaaCTTGTGATTTTGATTCTTAAGTTTGTGAATTCTGTTTGGAATAGCTTTTGAAGCATTTAGATTTTTGTAGGAGTGAGTTGACctgtaaattttaatttttttttcgttttttcaGTTTTATGAGCAACTGATtggttttgaattttgtgattaGGAACATGGAGATGGAAATAGATAGCAAGGAAAGGCATGAAATCAATTTGCAGCCGCCGAAAGAGAACAATTTTTATCTGCAGAAGTTTCGGCTCTACGAGACTCGCTCGGTATATACTTGGAAAcattttttgtcatttcatTTCTCTTCTGGTAGTTTAGAGACGGAAAATTTACATTTCTATCTCGAAATGTTTGtatgttttttatttgtgaaattGATGAAGTTTGACCAACACTTTAAAAATGTGTATTTTTGATCGTTTTGCGTTGTGTTTGagtatctatttttttttttatttaaactgATTTTAGTTGGATTTATGGATAAAAGTTAGTTGATTGACTCTGGAAGAGAAAGGAAATGGGAAGGAGAGAGTGATTGTTTTTGTTGAATGTAGAGTTGTACTATTCGATTTTCATGTGTTTATTTACATCTCTTTGTGTTAGATTGTTGGAGTATGGTTTCAAATGTATAACCATTACTTTTTTCAATCTCAAGAGATATATTGATTTCACTTTTTGGATAAACTTTAGTTATGTTCATGCTCGTGTTTGCGTACTAGCTTTGATGGCTCAAGTTGCGCTCTCATGGTTGAATGTGAAAAATAATGTTATGTTCAAGCTCATGTGTGAGTCCAACTTGCTAGGTGCATTTAACCTGTGCAAGCTTTGTGCCTCTTTTTCCCTAGTTTTCTAGTTCCTGCATTAATGAATGCATCAATAATGAGTAATAAATGCTATTGAGTATGGATTTAGGTACCATCTCACATGTTTTTAACCTGTTTAGTGTTCAACATATTTATTCTATGAGAATCTAGGACTATAGGTTTGAAATGATATGCGGTTTTagttatttttcctattttgttaggTTATGTTTCTCTCTTATGCTGAACTGACTGACTCAACCTAAATATGTCATTATGCGCAATTTTATAGCCATTAATTATGCCTTGTCATTATACTAAATGCTCGATtatatttaacttattttttatatacgGCAGAAATTTTACATGATAGGATGGGATAATAGCAAAACTATTTGGAAAGTATTAAAGATTGATAGATTAGAATCCTCAGAACTACTCATTCATGAAGATCCCACCATATATTCAGAACGTGAATACTTAGACCTCCTAAGCAGAATACATGAAGGAAACAAGTCTACTGGAGGGCTTAAATTCGTTTGTCTCTGCTATGGAATTATTGGTATATTATACTTCCGAAGTGTCGCTTTCTTTCTATATATGTGAACGCAACTAATGTTTCTTTTCTGTCTTaggttttataaagtttttggGAGCTCATTACTTATTGGTTATCACTGAAAGAAGAGAGATCGGAAAGATACGTGGTCATGTTGTTTACGCTATCACTGAGAGCGAGATGTTCCCGGTTCCCAATTCTACGGTGCTTTCCAAAATGGCGTATTCTAAGGATGAGAACAGGTCTTTCGTCAATTCTGCATGTCAATGTAAACTGTACATAGTATTTTTAGGAAGGCATTATAATGGAACGATTACGGAACCACTTCTAGTTGtgttttaatattcttttatttggaTGATACTATCTTATTTTGACATCTGTAAGTAGTCCTATGTTGCTGAGGTAATTGCTACACTATTTTAGCAATACACCTTGTAACGTATTCATTGTCCAATGGATTTCATGTTGACCGATTCACTCAGATGCTCACGGGATGAGTATACAGAGAATGTTTATAGATGATCCTTTTATAGCTAAGTCATTCGTAGAGCCTAGTGCCAGTTCATTTCCTGCAAATGTACAGGGGCAAATTACAGTGGTGTTCTGATGTTATTTTTTACATGTTGAATGAGACAAGGTATCTTCAGGATTCTAGCAACacaaatattgaattttttatttcaaaattttttccTCTACCCTTTATCTATTTGTTGCATCAAAAGTGATATTtacttaacttttttttcttttggttccttttttggtttttttttcttgtttcggTGAAATAGATACATAAAGCTCCTGCGCAAGATGGATCTCACAAAGGACTACTTTTTCAGCTACTCCTATCATATAATGCTTAGCTTTCAAAAGAATCTGAGCAACTCAAAGACAGGTGTCGCCATTTATGAGACAATGTTTGTATGGAATGAGTTCTTGACTCGAGAAATTCACAATCAACTCCAAAATACTCACTGGACTGTTGCATTAGTCTATGGGTTTTTTAAGCAGGTATTTCTGctgaaaatattcttttaaatttgtaCACGTAACTACGAAATCTGAATCTTAGCTCAATATAGCTGGGCAGATATGGCTTTTTGATATGATACCATATTTGGATGTGTACAGTTTGTGATTTTATCTCAGAATATATCTTTGTGATCATTTATGTTTGCTTTACTTATTTAATGTCACCATAAGCAGGATCATACTTTCAACCGTTTATGATTTTCTTGTGTTTTGTGGAACAGGCTACATTTAAAATTTCTTCGCAAGACTTCATCTTAACCCTTATTGCTAGACGCTCTCGCCATTATGCTGGTACCAGGTTTGTATAGAATCTTATGTCATCCTTTATTTGCTATTTTAAGTCTTGGCAAGTGGCCTGGAACTAACGTAACACCAAATTATGAAAATAGTTCTCTTATCTCTTAGGTGttttaaattacttttcatGTGAATTCTTAATGTGAGTATATAGTGACCTGAACATCAGTTAGTGCTTAACCAAGTTTTGTTCCTTCTATTTAACGCAGATATTTAAAAAGAGGAGTAAATGAGAAGGGCCGTGTAGCAAATGATGTTGAGACGGAACAAATTGTATTTGAAGATGTACCTGAAGGGTCCCCTTTTGGAGCAACTTCTGTTGTACAGAACCGTGGTTCAATACCTCTTTTTTGGTCTCAAGAAACTTCACGCTTGAATGTGAAACCTGACATCATATGTACGACCAATAGATACTTAAGATTTTTTTGagtatttttttctcaattttcgtTGACTCTCTTATCTTTTAGTGTCTAGGAGGGACTTTAAGTTTGAAGCCACCAAACTTCACTTTGAAGATCTTGTTCAAAGATATGGAAATCCAATTATTATATTGAACTTGATTAAGGTAATATTTTTCAGGATTCAGTCCATTATTCTTACTCTTCGAGTACAAGCAGTACTGTTATTTTTTCTGACACTTCCCCCTTGcattgtttgttatttttatgttaaacaGACTCTTGAGAAGAGGCCCAGAGAAATGATTCTTCGTGCAGAATTCGCTAATGCTATTGAGTTCTTAAACAAAGATCTTCCTGAGGACAACCGCTTGAGATTTCTTCACTGGGATATAAACAAACGCCCGAGAATGTATGTTGTCGCTGCATCTCCTTTTCATTTTATCTTTGtagttgttcttatttttgaaTCTATCGTACTGATCTATGGGTTTGATGACAATATGGCATCTCTCTTACAGCAAAGCTAAAATGGCCTTGATACGTCTAAGTGATGTGGCTGCTAATGCTTTGGAGTTAACTGGCTTTTTACACTGTCAGCTTATCCCTACTTCAAGAACTGAGGAGTTGCAAAAATTGTCGCCCGTCAGGTAAGTTGCCAATCAAAATGATTCTTTTGAAGATTTTAGTTTGTTAGTTTGTGAGAGTTGATTGTTCTCAAATTGTCATTTCTTGGGAGAATCTCGCAAAACTGTTTGTGCTATGGAGCTTCGATATTTGATTGGCTTTTCTTGGTATTTTTGCATTCACCATGTGTAGGTTGGGGTAAATGTTGAGGCATAAGTTAAATTTAGCCTCGGTGTGGTgcatttaattatatatagttttgtTGCAATCTAGTTGATATGGGGTATTTTTCAGTAGTTTATATGGGCTCAATTCGTGTTTGCTGCTCTTTCAAGAGCATCGAAGCtcgtttttattttttcttgacgTCGATCATATTTGATGCAGTTGTGATGATAGAGGAGACCATGTTAAAGAGGACCTTGACGAAATGGATGTTGAAATGGGCAATGAGTGTGACAAACTGCGTGGAGCTTACTGTGTCAAAGTTTCATCAGTCCAAAATGGAGTCTTAAGAACGAATTGTGTAGACTGTTTGGATCGCACAAATGTTGGCCAGTATGCCTATGGACTGGTCGCTCTGTCCCATCAGCTGCATGCCTTAGGCTTTGTAGATGTAGACAACATCAACATTGATTCACATTCTCCTTTAGCACAAGACTTAATGCAGATCTACGAAGAAATGGGAGACACTCTTTCACTGCAATATGGTGGGTCTGCTGCACATAATAAGGTAATCTGTCTTTCAGTCCATTGAATTTCCGATGCCCTCCTTTTAAGATATCTTCATTTAAGTGGATGGGATGATGGGACAACTTTTGTTTTTTGATGATCTGCCATACTGATGAATATGAACCCAAACAGGTATTTTCAGAAATGCGAGGTCAATGGAAAGCAACAACAAGGTCTCAAGAGATCATTCGATCGGTCCAGCGTTTCTACCGTAATGCGTACATGGACCCTGAGAAACAAGACGCCATAAATGTGTATGTGAATTATTTCCTTTACGATAAGTTCTGTCAGGCTGTTATTCCAAAAAGATACGTGCATACGTGCAACTTTAAAACATTACCATTACCAGGTTCTTGGGCCATTTCCAGCCACAAGAGGGTGGGCCAGCTCTGTGGGAATTGAATCCAGACCAGCATTATGATGTTAGGAAGCATGGATCAAGTCCAACAGCAGAAAGATCTAGGTATGAAAGCCATTACAAGGCAGACTTAGCGATCGCTTGTTTCTCTCTTCTAGATtgttttttttactgtttaaAGGTCACTCTGTTGAATCACTATTTGGTTGTTATTGTGTTATGTCACTGTTTTATGCCTGTCATTACTGTAAGCCTGTCTTGTAACCATCTAACTGATATGAAGGTGTAACCATCTAACCGATATGAAGGTTAAAGGTGATTCTGATTACGTGTCCACCGCGTAATTAAAGCTGTCTTTCAAGTAATCTGGTGAAGTATCCAAAAcagaaagaaactttttctgTTTGCCAGACACAATTGTATCAAAGCTGTTAGCAAAGCAGTTTGTTAATACGCAGGTCATATATTAAAAGATCGCTATCAGAAGGAAACATAAGTTGCGGAAGCAGTTCTCAGGGTAAAGACACTGACATAGATCAGACTGAAGACACTTACCAGCCTTTGACTGAACGTAGCAAAGGTTGTAAGGGTATTTCGGAGTCATCACCAGAAATCTCTACTTGTGACAGTGATATTCCGTTTACCAGGTAGCTCGGTTTAGATTTTCTGTGCTTCATAAATTCAATTGAAGCAGTAACATATTCAGGTGATTCATGATGTCGGATATTTCTTCATCGAATGGCTGCTGACTGCTATTTGCGGTATAAATATTGTTAATGGCAATATGCAAAGATAATGTATGATTTCTGACCGAAAAAGAACATACCTTAACCTAATGGCTGTATGTGAAGGTAAGGTATTGCCATGCTGCATCTTGAAAAATTCTGTTTGCTCAAAGACTTTTGTTGTAACTGAGGTCTTAACATGTGATGTATgttttccaactttttattcTTCATCTTTGACTTGGGTAGATGTGATGATACTTGGAAAAATATTCCTACTTCGATAACTCATCGCTATCGGTGCTTTTCTTCTTGTTATAGGTACAACCCCTCAATGTCAAGCAGACAGCTTTTCCATGATATACAGTTAGATCAATGTCTCGGAAGTAGTAGCTTTAAATTTGATGAAGGTGCTTTGTTCGATTCCTCaaattttttagatgttgaTTGGCTCTCTTCATCGGGAAATTCTTGTGAAGAAGAAACATATGACAGGTAAACTTCGTGTTTAATGACCAAATGCACCACCTTTATACACGTCAGATTGAACGTTTTAGGAAACATGACCTTAATGGCCTTGTTTGTTATATTAGTAGTACTTTTTTTGTTAAATCTTAAGCCTATTCTGTTTTTTGCAGATCTTCGATCATAGGTTCTCCATCTCGGGGGATGTCATCGAATAGCATGACAAATGAGCTCAAAGCAGAAACAAACGTTTCAGCTCCTAATTCTGGGGCAAGCTTGAAGGTCAGTTCACTCAGAGCTTAGAATAAGCTTGATCGAACCTTGTTATTATCTTCTTTATACATGTTATGTGCAAGACTAATTCCTCTTCCTTTCCAACTTTCTTTTAGAAGGTGCAAACTCCCAGAGAAATCAGTGTTGATGCTAAAGTGAGTAAGGAGATACACCGGCAATACTCTGAGAAGTTTATTCGTTGGGTTAACGAAGGAGATTTGCTTTTTCATTGAAGTTCAGTAGAGTTCTGGTCTGGTCTCTTTTTGGAGCTATACATTATTTTGGACAGTTACATTCGATAGATCGCATCCCAAGGACGATGCGGATACATacagaaaaaataaacaacaagGTGATCTACATTACTAGGATAAAGAATAGTAGCCTATACAAAGCTATTAAGTTATATTAGGGAAGTGTAGGTGTAAATTGAAAAGGAACATGTTCTTTTCAGTTGTTTTTGGATCCTCTTTTCCCCAGACCAGCAACTTTTGTAGCTTTCAGTTTCTGTAAATACTTTTATTACTTTTAGAAATTGAAGCTGGATTATTCATTTCGACGTGCACTATTTTGAATGATTTCGATCTTGAAAGTCACGGATTATAGTTACCATCTCATCGTAGTGATGGTAATTGTGAATCGTGATTGTTTAGGTAATACGCGAGCTTCTTGGAGGAAGCATCATTCTGGATATATTTCATGTGTAGTGGTATTATTTACAGGTGATGATAGGAAACCTCTCTACCTTTTCCAAGGTAGGAGTGAGGTTTGTGTACGCTCCATCCTCCCCAGATCCTACTTATGGGATCACATTGAGAATGTTGTTTTTGTGattggtttttcttttttccttccaTTTTTTGTGTTATATATTGTTGATACATGTAGTTCATTCTGAAGGTGATGAGAGGCTAGTTTACTTGACCAAGTTATGTTAAGAACTCAATTAGCTGTTTTGTACCAAAACATGCATCAAACATTTTTCTGTCAACCAATTGCATATCTCAATTCTAGACCAGTTAGTGTAAGTTAATACTAAATGAGTCGTTTTTGGTAGGGTGTATAAGAATAGTGTTGAATAAGGTGTATTTGTAATGATGGATATTACTTATGCTGAGATCATTTCTAAAAGAAAGTATTTGTTTGCAAAAAATATCTTCCACAACTAAGATGGAATGATTGTGGAAAAGGTTTTGAGCGGCAATTGTGTTTTTAATTatactaatgcatgcattaaactTTTTCTCCTTGCTAATATCATGGTTTACCATGTAATGCTTGCAGTTGATGATTGATATTAGAACGCACCCACTTGTTTATCCTTTACATTAGGGATAATTGCACTTTTGGTCTCTTAATTATTGAtgaattttagtttttgttCTTGTAATATTTAGATATAAGTTTATTTAACTTTTAGTTGACTAATTTTTGGTCCATATAGCATCTTATACGCTTTTCTATTAGTAAAGTATTAGTTAATATTcacgtttttttttaaaaataaaataaatatgtattactatatattattttacttgtaTCTTgttctcatattttttttattaccaTGCTTtggattcttttttcttttgtctgAGTGTATATCAGAAATTAGGGCGGACCCACCCTTATAGTTATAGAATGACACCCCTTCGTCGAAAATAAGACGTTCaattttggatatatatatattgacataAGTTAAAGGTTTAGTCTAGTGATCGATTAAGGTGTTGTGACAATTTCTTGAGGTCGTGTGTTCTAGTACTTCTAGcctcataattatatttttttactacaAACATTGACACCCCTTAATGACAATCCTGGATACACTAGACAAGAAATAATCTAATGGCCTATTATCCTCTCTAGATCAACATAAtatacactacaacaaattcgATGATTAGGGACAATTAGTTTCGTCATTTAGAAatcatatttcgtcactaaaaatcttgtgagacgaaaaataatttgtcaatcagtcgtcactaaatgtgtgtcgctaaaagtatacaaatatgatttagtgcttcgtcgctaaaagtattatattaactacaaaaaaaaatcatcccaAAATGCTTAaacatttgtgacaaatttatttatagtaaaaagtctatttttttgtagttaatagtatgctttgtcactaaaaaggttattactACTGACAAAATTATATCATCgctaattattttacttcaatcaGTGACGACATCAATTGTCTCTaaagttatatgtatttcgtaatcgaacaaaatctaatttcgtcactaatgactatattttatatacaaaaactattttgttcttaaatgtattaattagggataaatttattattataaataaggagacatcaattgtctctaaagttatatgtatttcgtagtcgaacaaaatctaatttcgtcactaatgactatattttatatacaaaaaccattttgttcttaaatgtattaattagggataaatttattattataaataaggttaatttttcaattatctcccatctcaatttttttaacccCTCCACGGGAGCTCCCACATTATGTTTTCTTGGGGACTTGAACTCACAACCTTAAGGTTGGAAGTGAGGAGTGATTACCATCCAATCAACTCTCCCGTGtctctcattttatttttatttttaacttcattcacttctttcaaatttaactcatgtagaaataatatattatatgattatttatacacatacacaAATGCGTGAAATTTACCacccacaattcattcaaatgtagattatattttaattaaactgtatattttttaaaatatctttaaatatattcagtacaattttgtcattttatttatttatttatataaa
Proteins encoded in this region:
- the LOC125861953 gene encoding phosphoinositide phosphatase SAC2-like isoform X1, coding for MEMEIDSKERHEINLQPPKENNFYLQKFRLYETRSKFYMIGWDNSKTIWKVLKIDRLESSELLIHEDPTIYSEREYLDLLSRIHEGNKSTGGLKFVCLCYGIIGFIKFLGAHYLLVITERREIGKIRGHVVYAITESEMFPVPNSTVLSKMAYSKDENRYIKLLRKMDLTKDYFFSYSYHIMLSFQKNLSNSKTGVAIYETMFVWNEFLTREIHNQLQNTHWTVALVYGFFKQATFKISSQDFILTLIARRSRHYAGTRYLKRGVNEKGRVANDVETEQIVFEDVPEGSPFGATSVVQNRGSIPLFWSQETSRLNVKPDIILSRRDFKFEATKLHFEDLVQRYGNPIIILNLIKTLEKRPREMILRAEFANAIEFLNKDLPEDNRLRFLHWDINKRPRIKAKMALIRLSDVAANALELTGFLHCQLIPTSRTEELQKLSPVSCDDRGDHVKEDLDEMDVEMGNECDKLRGAYCVKVSSVQNGVLRTNCVDCLDRTNVGQYAYGLVALSHQLHALGFVDVDNINIDSHSPLAQDLMQIYEEMGDTLSLQYGGSAAHNKVFSEMRGQWKATTRSQEIIRSVQRFYRNAYMDPEKQDAINVFLGHFQPQEGGPALWELNPDQHYDVRKHGSSPTAERSRSYIKRSLSEGNISCGSSSQGKDTDIDQTEDTYQPLTERSKGCKGISESSPEISTCDSDIPFTRYNPSMSSRQLFHDIQLDQCLGSSSFKFDEGALFDSSNFLDVDWLSSSGNSCEEETYDRSSIIGSPSRGMSSNSMTNELKAETNVSAPNSGASLKKVQTPREISVDAKVSKEIHRQYSEKFIRWVNEGDLLFH
- the LOC125861953 gene encoding phosphoinositide phosphatase SAC2-like isoform X3; the protein is MYRGKLQWCSDVIFYMLNETRYIKLLRKMDLTKDYFFSYSYHIMLSFQKNLSNSKTGVAIYETMFVWNEFLTREIHNQLQNTHWTVALVYGFFKQATFKISSQDFILTLIARRSRHYAGTRYLKRGVNEKGRVANDVETEQIVFEDVPEGSPFGATSVVQNRGSIPLFWSQETSRLNVKPDIILSRRDFKFEATKLHFEDLVQRYGNPIIILNLIKTLEKRPREMILRAEFANAIEFLNKDLPEDNRLRFLHWDINKRPRIKAKMALIRLSDVAANALELTGFLHCQLIPTSRTEELQKLSPVSCDDRGDHVKEDLDEMDVEMGNECDKLRGAYCVKVSSVQNGVLRTNCVDCLDRTNVGQYAYGLVALSHQLHALGFVDVDNINIDSHSPLAQDLMQIYEEMGDTLSLQYGGSAAHNKVFSEMRGQWKATTRSQEIIRSVQRFYRNAYMDPEKQDAINVFLGHFQPQEGGPALWELNPDQHYDVRKHGSSPTAERSRSYIKRSLSEGNISCGSSSQGKDTDIDQTEDTYQPLTERSKGCKGISESSPEISTCDSDIPFTRYNPSMSSRQLFHDIQLDQCLGSSSFKFDEGALFDSSNFLDVDWLSSSGNSCEEETYDRSSIIGSPSRGMSSNSMTNELKAETNVSAPNSGASLKKVQTPREISVDAKVSKEIHRQYSEKFIRWVNEGDLLFH
- the LOC125861953 gene encoding phosphoinositide phosphatase SAC2-like isoform X2, with product MEMEIDSKERHEINLQPPKENNFYLQKFRLYETRSKFYMIGWDNSKTIWKVLKIDRLESSELLIHEDPTIYSEREYLDLLSRIHEGNKSTGGLKFVCLCYGIIGFIKFLGAHYLLVITERREIGKIRGHVVYAITESEMFPVPNSTVLSKMAYSKDENRYIKLLRKMDLTKDYFFSYSYHIMLSFQKNLSNSKTGVAIYETMFVWNEFLTREIHNQLQNTHWTVALVYGFFKQATFKISSQDFILTLIARRSRHYAGTRYLKRGVNEKGRVANDVETEQIVFEDVPEGSPFGATSVVQNRGSIPLFWSQETSRLNVKPDIILSRRDFKFEATKLHFEDLVQRYGNPIIILNLIKTLEKRPREMILRAEFANAIEFLNKDLPEDNRLRFLHWDINKRPRIKAKMALIRLSDVAANALELTGFLHCQLIPTSRTEELQKLSPVSCDDRGDHVKEDLDEMDVEMGNECDKLRGAYCVKVSSVQNGVLRTNCVDCLDRTNVGQYAYGLVALSHQLHALGFVDVDNINIDSHSPLAQDLMQIYEEMGDTLSLQYGGSAAHNKVFSEMRGQWKATTRSQEIIRSVQRFYRNAYMDPEKQDAINVFLGHFQPQEGGPALWELNPDQHYDVRKHGSSPTAERSRYNPSMSSRQLFHDIQLDQCLGSSSFKFDEGALFDSSNFLDVDWLSSSGNSCEEETYDRSSIIGSPSRGMSSNSMTNELKAETNVSAPNSGASLKKVQTPREISVDAKVSKEIHRQYSEKFIRWVNEGDLLFH